In Desulforamulus hydrothermalis Lam5 = DSM 18033, a genomic segment contains:
- a CDS encoding NifB/NifX family molybdenum-iron cluster-binding protein produces the protein MKIAVSSSGMNLEDALNPRLGRCEYFIIHQEETGHYTAIENTGRFAVGAAGIATAGLLNEQGVDVLITGLVGPNAFTALQAAGIRVFIGATGSVQQALQDYRAGKLSEAAGPNVGPHGR, from the coding sequence ATGAAAATTGCCGTATCTTCCTCCGGCATGAACCTGGAGGATGCCCTTAACCCTCGATTGGGCAGATGTGAGTATTTTATTATTCATCAAGAAGAAACCGGCCATTATACAGCCATAGAAAACACCGGGCGCTTTGCGGTGGGAGCAGCAGGCATTGCTACAGCCGGCTTGCTTAATGAACAGGGGGTAGACGTCTTAATTACCGGCTTAGTTGGCCCCAACGCTTTTACTGCACTCCAAGCAGCGGGTATAAGAGTTTTCATCGGTGCCACCGGCAGCGTGCAACAGGCGTTACAAGATTACCGGGCCGGCAAGTTAAGCGAAGCTGCCGGACCAAATGTCGGGCCCCATGGGCGTTAG
- a CDS encoding Dabb family protein: MITHIVFFKFKDAAHIDRAKHDLLALKEKIPQIRHLEVGVDILRTERSYDLALIAKFDSLADLQSYQIHPAHQEVVKFIAEVRESVVAVDYQSE, encoded by the coding sequence ATGATCACACATATTGTATTTTTTAAATTTAAAGATGCAGCTCATATTGACAGGGCCAAACATGATTTGTTGGCTTTAAAAGAAAAAATACCTCAAATACGTCACTTGGAAGTGGGGGTAGATATCCTGCGTACCGAACGCTCTTATGACCTGGCCTTGATAGCCAAATTTGATTCTTTGGCAGATTTGCAAAGCTATCAGATTCACCCGGCCCACCAGGAGGTTGTTAAATTCATCGCCGAAGTCAGGGAATCAGTAGTGGCTGTGGATTATCAATCTGAGTAA
- a CDS encoding sodium:solute symporter family protein → MITLQHYFSFLLTLAATALVGIYSFRLIKSPSDFNVGGRKLTTRLVSGSLIGAFVGGTSTVGTAQVAFQCGLSGIWFTLGAGIGCLLMGLFLVKPLRQAEVDTIPQYLGKYYGTRVVTWASVYTTLGMFIQIIAQILAAIPLLMVILPVTSGEAALLATALMVLYIFFGGFWGTSLVGLFKTVLIYASLGVAGIFSLKMAGGITGLQNHLSDFPYFTFFPGGLSKELAAVFSVVVGFISTQTYMQVVFAAKDVRSARNGVLLSGLLIPLIGAASVFIGMYMRAYYPEINAAMALPMFIINHLPPLFGGVVLAALLISLVMTGASLTLGVCTTLCQDIYQKLFRQQAGDSELLKVARLLVLLVGSSALTVVLSHYNSLILQWAFLSMALRGVTVFFPLMAAVFYQGKVPPRAALVAITISPAVAAIWPFWQPVRIEPLYLGLAISLISLYLGSLGNSKELINKKM, encoded by the coding sequence ATGATTACGCTGCAGCATTATTTCAGCTTTCTTCTGACACTGGCTGCCACAGCTTTGGTAGGCATATATTCTTTTCGTTTAATTAAAAGCCCGTCAGACTTTAATGTGGGGGGAAGGAAACTAACTACCCGGTTGGTTAGCGGCTCGTTAATTGGCGCCTTTGTGGGAGGAACATCCACTGTAGGAACAGCCCAGGTCGCTTTCCAATGCGGCCTTAGCGGTATTTGGTTTACTCTGGGGGCGGGAATAGGCTGTTTGCTGATGGGATTGTTTTTGGTAAAACCGCTGCGGCAGGCGGAGGTGGACACAATTCCGCAATACTTAGGAAAATATTACGGTACCCGGGTGGTTACCTGGGCCAGTGTCTATACCACGCTTGGCATGTTTATTCAAATCATTGCCCAAATTTTAGCAGCCATTCCGCTGCTGATGGTCATTTTACCGGTAACCTCAGGGGAAGCGGCTCTGCTGGCCACTGCCCTGATGGTACTGTACATATTTTTTGGCGGTTTTTGGGGTACCAGCCTGGTGGGTTTGTTTAAGACAGTCCTGATTTACGCTTCCCTGGGTGTTGCCGGTATTTTCAGCCTAAAAATGGCCGGCGGAATTACCGGTTTGCAGAACCATTTGAGTGATTTTCCTTATTTTACTTTTTTTCCAGGTGGCTTAAGCAAGGAATTGGCGGCAGTTTTTTCTGTCGTGGTCGGCTTTATTTCAACCCAAACTTATATGCAAGTGGTTTTTGCGGCGAAAGACGTGCGTTCTGCCAGAAACGGTGTACTTCTGAGCGGTCTGCTAATCCCCCTGATTGGTGCGGCCAGTGTGTTCATTGGCATGTATATGCGGGCGTACTACCCTGAAATTAACGCTGCCATGGCCTTACCAATGTTTATCATCAATCACCTGCCTCCTTTGTTTGGCGGCGTTGTCCTGGCTGCCTTGCTGATTTCCCTGGTGATGACAGGAGCTTCTTTAACACTGGGGGTTTGCACGACTTTATGTCAGGATATCTATCAAAAACTGTTCCGGCAACAGGCCGGTGACAGCGAATTATTAAAGGTTGCCCGCCTGCTGGTCCTGCTGGTGGGGAGCAGTGCTTTGACAGTAGTATTAAGCCATTATAACTCCCTGATTTTGCAATGGGCATTTTTATCTATGGCTTTGCGGGGTGTCACGGTATTTTTTCCTTTAATGGCAGCTGTATTTTACCAGGGCAAGGTACCGCCCAGAGCAGCCTTGGTGGCTATAACCATATCACCGGCGGTAGCGGCTATCTGGCCCTTCTGGCAGCCGGTTCGGATAGAACCGCTTTATTTAGGCCTGGCAATTAGTTTAATAAGTCTTTACCTTGGCAGTCTTGGCAACTCAAAGGAACTGATAAATAAAAAAATGTAA
- a CDS encoding TM1266 family iron-only hydrogenase system putative regulator encodes MQKDIFVVGLMVDERSTKAPDVQQVITRYGSNILCRNGIPSPSRERGIITLTMEATEEEYRQMERELQELQGVTVDSIHFRQPESFQVCHQS; translated from the coding sequence GTGCAGAAGGATATTTTTGTAGTGGGCCTGATGGTGGATGAGCGAAGCACCAAAGCGCCTGATGTACAGCAAGTGATTACTCGCTACGGGAGCAATATTTTATGCCGTAACGGCATCCCCAGCCCCAGCCGGGAAAGGGGTATCATTACATTAACTATGGAAGCCACAGAGGAAGAATACCGGCAAATGGAACGAGAACTGCAGGAACTGCAGGGGGTTACGGTAGACAGCATTCATTTCCGGCAACCCGAATCATTCCAAGTCTGCCACCAAAGTTAG
- a CDS encoding NifB/NifX family molybdenum-iron cluster-binding protein: MKIAIPARNGQVNEHFGTTQEFAVIELENGKVKHTKLISNEGLQHNHGGIANMLKNEKIDAIICGGIGGHMIQALQQLGLKVVTGAAGPLEKVAEAYAAGTLVTRPVQCGCGGGHHHHHHGGGCHH; this comes from the coding sequence ATGAAAATAGCTATCCCCGCCAGGAACGGACAAGTGAATGAGCATTTTGGCACAACCCAGGAATTTGCTGTTATTGAACTGGAAAACGGTAAAGTTAAACACACCAAATTGATCTCTAACGAAGGTCTGCAGCACAATCATGGCGGTATTGCCAACATGCTTAAAAATGAGAAAATAGATGCAATTATTTGTGGCGGAATCGGCGGCCATATGATACAGGCTTTACAGCAACTGGGTCTGAAGGTTGTCACCGGAGCTGCCGGCCCGCTGGAAAAGGTGGCTGAAGCATACGCAGCCGGTACGCTGGTAACCCGTCCGGTTCAGTGCGGCTGCGGCGGCGGGCACCATCACCATCATCATGGCGGCGGCTGCCATCATTAA
- a CDS encoding Mrp/NBP35 family ATP-binding protein gives MSKDNGQCASCEEMKEGTCGGEKCSPPPKLYPGGQSKIGRVIAVMSGKGGVGKSSVTSLMAVNLQRMGYKVGILDADITGPSIPKMFGVKRVPASRGLLLPAQSRTGISIMSLNLLLEKEDEPVIWRGPILAGAVKQFWTDVNWGELDYLLLDMPPGTGDIPLTVLQQIPVDGIVVVTSPQDLAVMVVKKAVKMAGIMEAPILGFVQNMAYATCPKCGEKFEIYGKPLQKGDSLEGLPVLEVLPIDPAFTRLCDNGLIEDTDTAAFKDIPELLKNQNQVRAN, from the coding sequence GTGAGTAAAGACAACGGACAATGTGCAAGTTGTGAAGAAATGAAAGAAGGTACCTGCGGCGGCGAAAAGTGCAGTCCCCCGCCCAAACTTTACCCCGGCGGGCAGAGTAAAATTGGACGGGTAATTGCCGTTATGAGCGGCAAAGGTGGTGTGGGCAAGTCTTCCGTAACTTCACTTATGGCAGTCAATCTGCAAAGAATGGGATATAAGGTAGGAATTTTAGATGCTGATATTACCGGTCCCAGTATTCCCAAGATGTTTGGTGTTAAAAGAGTTCCTGCCAGCAGAGGCTTGCTGCTGCCTGCGCAAAGCCGCACAGGCATATCCATTATGTCTCTTAACTTACTGCTGGAGAAAGAAGATGAGCCGGTAATCTGGCGCGGCCCCATTTTGGCCGGTGCCGTCAAACAGTTCTGGACCGATGTAAACTGGGGCGAGCTGGACTACCTGCTGCTGGATATGCCGCCCGGCACCGGCGATATCCCGTTAACTGTACTGCAGCAAATCCCGGTGGACGGCATTGTGGTGGTAACATCACCCCAGGACTTAGCGGTTATGGTGGTGAAGAAAGCCGTCAAAATGGCCGGCATTATGGAAGCGCCCATTTTGGGCTTTGTCCAAAACATGGCTTATGCGACTTGCCCCAAGTGCGGTGAGAAGTTTGAAATTTATGGCAAACCGTTGCAAAAGGGAGATAGCCTTGAAGGGTTGCCGGTGCTTGAAGTATTGCCTATTGACCCGGCTTTCACCAGACTGTGTGATAACGGCCTAATTGAAGATACAGATACCGCAGCCTTTAAGGATATTCCTGAGTTGCTGAAAAACCAAAACCAGGTCAGGGCCAATTAA
- a CDS encoding DUF1294 domain-containing protein has translation MGVLATYLIGINILTFIMFNLDKWYASTGGWRISERSLLIACLAGGALGGYLGMKYAHHKTKKALFSFGLPALGIAQLVFLIWIL, from the coding sequence ATGGGAGTATTGGCAACGTATTTAATTGGCATTAACATCTTAACGTTTATCATGTTTAATTTGGATAAGTGGTATGCTTCCACCGGGGGATGGCGTATTTCCGAAAGAAGTCTCTTAATTGCCTGTTTAGCGGGCGGAGCCTTAGGCGGCTACCTGGGAATGAAATACGCCCATCACAAAACCAAAAAAGCCCTGTTTTCCTTTGGCCTGCCTGCTTTGGGCATTGCCCAGCTGGTTTTCCTTATCTGGATACTTTAA
- a CDS encoding asparaginase, with amino-acid sequence MAEILVKVIRGDLVESQHRGHLVMVDRNGKVLFSLGNPGHVTYWRSAAKPFQAVPVLERHAVERFGLTGPEIALFTSSHGGEEQHIQAIYHLLQKLGLTESFLDCGAAAPMHAPSAKKLTASGKEFTAVHNACSGKHSGMLALALLLDAPLTGYLHPDHPVQQEMLQTVCQCSELTPDQIKLGIDGCGVPVFGLPLRNMALAYARLALPDSFFSPARTKALNTIRTAMTSYPYYVAGTGRLDTILMEATKGKVVAKLGSEGVYCIGLVERGIGIALKIEDGNYRAIDPVVIQLLKQFNYITEAEFTALRHLWRPVLKNHRGNEIGHLEAAF; translated from the coding sequence TTGGCAGAAATTCTGGTAAAGGTTATCCGGGGTGACCTGGTGGAATCTCAGCACCGCGGTCATCTGGTGATGGTAGACAGGAACGGTAAGGTTCTTTTCAGTCTTGGCAACCCGGGGCATGTCACCTACTGGCGTTCTGCTGCCAAGCCTTTTCAGGCGGTGCCGGTGCTTGAACGGCATGCGGTGGAAAGATTTGGCTTAACGGGACCGGAAATTGCTCTTTTTACATCTTCTCATGGCGGCGAAGAGCAGCATATCCAAGCAATTTATCACCTGCTGCAAAAGCTGGGCCTGACAGAATCTTTTCTGGATTGCGGCGCTGCCGCCCCCATGCATGCTCCCAGCGCAAAAAAACTGACCGCATCAGGCAAAGAATTCACCGCCGTGCATAATGCCTGTTCAGGCAAGCACAGCGGTATGCTGGCACTGGCCTTACTGCTGGATGCTCCTTTGACAGGTTACCTGCACCCGGACCACCCGGTACAGCAGGAAATGTTACAAACCGTTTGCCAGTGCTCAGAGCTTACACCTGATCAGATAAAACTGGGTATTGACGGCTGCGGAGTACCGGTTTTTGGCTTACCCCTGCGCAATATGGCCTTGGCATATGCCCGTTTAGCTTTGCCCGACAGCTTTTTTAGCCCCGCCAGGACAAAGGCCCTCAACACCATTCGCACCGCTATGACTTCCTACCCCTATTATGTAGCCGGCACCGGCCGGTTGGATACCATTTTGATGGAAGCAACTAAAGGTAAAGTGGTAGCCAAGCTGGGTTCTGAAGGGGTTTACTGCATTGGGTTGGTTGAGCGCGGAATCGGCATTGCCCTTAAAATTGAGGATGGTAATTATCGGGCCATTGACCCGGTGGTCATTCAATTGCTGAAACAGTTTAATTACATTACTGAGGCTGAGTTTACCGCCTTACGTCACTTGTGGCGTCCCGTATTAAAAAATCACCGCGGTAACGAGATCGGTCATTTGGAAGCAGCTTTTTAA
- a CDS encoding autorepressor SdpR family transcription factor, which yields MSGINSTFQALSDPTRREILKLLRQKDLTAGEIAEHFRITKPSISHHLNVLKNAQLVLDERKGQYIYYSLNTSVLDEVMSWFADLLQKGGKIHEI from the coding sequence ATGTCCGGCATTAACAGCACTTTTCAAGCCCTTTCTGATCCCACCCGGCGTGAAATATTAAAATTACTGCGGCAGAAGGATCTTACAGCCGGGGAGATTGCCGAACACTTTCGTATAACCAAGCCCAGTATTTCACATCATCTAAATGTCCTGAAAAATGCTCAGCTGGTCCTTGATGAACGAAAGGGGCAGTATATCTATTACTCCCTCAATACCTCGGTACTGGATGAAGTAATGAGCTGGTTTGCAGATCTGCTGCAAAAAGGGGGCAAGATACATGAGATTTGA
- the hslO gene encoding Hsp33 family molecular chaperone HslO, with translation MHDYLVRGVAADGSFRIFAARTTQTVEEARRRHGCWPVATAALGRTLTAGLLLGANLKGDDILTIRVLGDGPLGAVIVTANAKGEVRGYVQEPQVHLPATADGKLAVGAAVGHGYLHITRDLGLREPFTGSVELVAGEIAEDIAHYLTVSEQTPSAVSLGVLVETDNSVAAAGGLLLQLLPHAGEEVLEQLEHNLAGLPRLSSLIKEGETPEDIIKRVTEGLAVKLLEARPVSFACTCSREKLENLLVGIGKQEVSAMLAEQGEAEISCHFCARQYRFQREDLQKILERIEKENKGGSNA, from the coding sequence ATGCATGATTATTTAGTCAGGGGTGTTGCTGCCGACGGCAGCTTTCGCATTTTTGCAGCCAGGACCACCCAAACAGTGGAAGAAGCCAGGCGCAGGCACGGTTGTTGGCCGGTGGCGACGGCAGCCCTGGGGCGCACTTTAACAGCCGGCTTATTGCTGGGGGCCAATTTAAAAGGAGATGACATACTTACCATAAGAGTACTTGGCGATGGCCCTCTGGGTGCTGTTATCGTAACGGCCAATGCCAAGGGAGAAGTAAGAGGTTATGTCCAGGAACCCCAGGTGCATTTGCCCGCTACAGCCGACGGCAAGTTAGCTGTGGGAGCAGCGGTGGGGCATGGTTACCTGCATATCACCAGGGATTTGGGGCTCCGGGAACCTTTTACCGGCAGTGTTGAACTGGTAGCCGGAGAGATTGCGGAGGATATTGCTCATTATTTAACTGTCTCTGAGCAAACACCTTCGGCTGTTTCGCTTGGTGTTTTGGTGGAAACCGATAATTCAGTGGCTGCTGCCGGCGGCTTGTTGTTGCAGTTGTTGCCCCATGCCGGCGAAGAAGTTTTGGAACAATTGGAGCATAATTTAGCCGGTTTGCCCCGTTTAAGTTCTCTGATAAAAGAAGGAGAAACCCCTGAAGATATTATAAAACGGGTTACTGAGGGCTTGGCGGTAAAGTTGTTGGAAGCCAGGCCGGTTAGCTTTGCTTGCACCTGCTCACGGGAAAAATTAGAAAATTTGTTGGTGGGAATTGGCAAACAGGAAGTGTCTGCTATGCTGGCCGAGCAGGGGGAGGCTGAAATCAGCTGTCATTTTTGTGCCAGACAGTACCGTTTTCAACGTGAAGATTTACAGAAAATCTTAGAAAGAATTGAAAAAGAAAATAAAGGGGGAAGCAACGCATGA
- a CDS encoding DUF134 domain-containing protein: protein MARPPKCRLVERLPAITYFKPQGIPMSQLSEVILSVEELEAVRLRDLEGLEHEECAEKMAVSRPTFHRIVAGARRKIAEALINGLAIRVEGGNFRVTLIKLRCNQCGHAWEGTFCRRHTKCPCCKSSDWSKVE, encoded by the coding sequence ATGGCCAGACCTCCCAAGTGCCGCCTGGTGGAAAGATTGCCGGCAATTACATATTTTAAGCCTCAGGGTATTCCCATGAGCCAACTGTCTGAGGTTATTCTTTCGGTAGAGGAATTGGAAGCTGTGCGCCTGCGGGATTTGGAGGGCCTGGAGCATGAAGAATGTGCCGAAAAAATGGCAGTCTCAAGACCGACCTTTCACCGCATTGTTGCCGGAGCGCGCAGAAAAATTGCTGAGGCACTGATAAACGGACTGGCTATTCGGGTAGAGGGGGGTAATTTTCGGGTTACCCTGATTAAACTAAGGTGCAATCAATGCGGCCATGCCTGGGAAGGTACATTTTGCCGGCGCCATACCAAATGCCCCTGTTGCAAGTCCAGTGACTGGTCAAAGGTAGAGTAA
- a CDS encoding ATP-binding protein, translated as MIISVASGKGGTGKTLVATSLALSLLDEQKPVQLLDCDVEEPNAHIFFKLKPVSKEKVTLPVPRVDYSKCRYCGKCSEVCQFKAIALLKRTLVIFPDVCHSCGGCWHLCPTGALAPVDREVGSVSISEAGCLEIVSGMLKLGTHISPPVVKAVRQKEKKDNVVIIDGPPGSSCPVMAAVSDTDFCILVTEPTPFGLNDLSLAAEMLRVLKVPCGVVINRDVPGNRIIDRFCQEKGLPILLRIPFQTEIARAYAKGIPLVESDPAWREKFKGLYYRVAREVQQ; from the coding sequence ATGATTATATCCGTTGCCAGCGGCAAAGGGGGTACCGGCAAAACGCTGGTGGCCACCAGCCTGGCATTATCATTACTGGATGAACAAAAGCCGGTGCAATTACTGGATTGTGACGTGGAAGAACCCAATGCACACATATTTTTTAAATTAAAACCCGTAAGCAAAGAAAAAGTAACACTTCCCGTCCCAAGAGTTGATTATTCTAAATGCCGGTATTGCGGTAAATGCTCGGAAGTTTGCCAGTTTAAAGCCATTGCCCTGCTCAAAAGAACCCTGGTTATTTTCCCGGATGTTTGTCATAGCTGCGGTGGCTGTTGGCACCTTTGCCCCACCGGTGCTTTGGCTCCGGTGGACAGGGAGGTAGGCAGTGTCAGCATCAGTGAAGCAGGTTGTTTGGAAATTGTCAGCGGCATGTTAAAACTGGGAACCCACATTAGTCCGCCGGTGGTAAAGGCTGTTCGGCAAAAAGAGAAAAAGGATAACGTTGTGATCATAGACGGGCCGCCAGGCAGTTCATGCCCGGTAATGGCAGCGGTATCGGATACGGATTTTTGCATCCTGGTTACAGAGCCGACTCCCTTTGGTTTAAATGATTTGTCATTGGCGGCGGAAATGCTCCGGGTATTAAAAGTACCCTGTGGGGTGGTAATCAACCGAGATGTGCCGGGCAACCGGATAATTGATCGGTTTTGCCAGGAAAAGGGTTTACCCATATTGCTGCGAATCCCCTTTCAAACAGAAATTGCCAGGGCCTATGCCAAAGGAATTCCCCTGGTGGAAAGTGATCCTGCTTGGCGTGAAAAATTTAAGGGGCTCTATTACCGGGTGGCCAGGGAGGTGCAGCAGTGA
- a CDS encoding acetyl-CoA hydrolase/transferase family protein, with amino-acid sequence MAWQNRGQVTGNPALLRDQYNAKLVTADEAVTCIQSGNDVVVAFGVAETPILLDAMVNRKDELRDVRIHQMIPMRAVKYLEPGMEEHFTHVSWFTSGASRNGVQSGRFDIMPNYFYLSPRLFAEYIEVDVLMATVSPMDKYGFFSFGTSIDYTTTVAQKAKKIILAVNPHMPRTHGNTFIHVTQADYIVEDNSPLPELPAKEPGPEDIAIGQYVAELIEDGSTLQLGIGKIPNAVARALINKKNLGIHSEILTDGMVDLIEAGAVTNNAKTIHHGKAVACAALGTKKLYNFINDNPMFELHPVSYTNNPNIIGKNIKMVSINATVEVDLLGQCASETIGPVQYSGTGGQVDFIRGAVQAPGGKAFIVLHSTVKGKSKIVPMFREGTVITTSKNDVDYVVTEYGVAKLSGRTFKQRAEALINIAHPDHRAELREAAKKMGLL; translated from the coding sequence ATGGCCTGGCAAAACCGTGGACAAGTAACCGGCAATCCTGCTTTATTAAGAGATCAGTATAATGCTAAACTGGTAACCGCAGATGAAGCGGTAACCTGCATACAATCGGGCAACGACGTGGTGGTAGCCTTTGGTGTTGCAGAAACACCCATCCTGTTAGATGCCATGGTGAACCGTAAAGATGAATTACGGGATGTCCGCATTCACCAGATGATTCCCATGCGGGCGGTTAAATACTTAGAACCCGGTATGGAAGAACATTTTACCCATGTATCCTGGTTTACCAGCGGCGCCAGCCGTAACGGCGTGCAATCCGGGCGTTTTGATATAATGCCAAACTACTTTTATCTCTCACCCCGCCTGTTTGCAGAGTATATTGAGGTAGACGTTTTAATGGCTACTGTTTCCCCTATGGATAAATACGGCTTTTTTAGTTTTGGCACTTCTATCGACTACACAACTACCGTGGCTCAAAAGGCTAAGAAGATTATTCTGGCGGTAAACCCTCATATGCCGCGCACGCACGGCAATACCTTTATTCATGTTACCCAGGCAGATTACATCGTAGAGGATAATTCACCCCTGCCCGAACTGCCGGCCAAAGAACCAGGGCCTGAGGATATAGCTATTGGCCAATATGTGGCCGAGCTGATAGAAGACGGATCAACATTGCAACTGGGTATTGGCAAAATTCCTAATGCGGTGGCCCGAGCCCTTATAAATAAAAAAAATCTCGGTATTCATTCCGAAATTCTGACCGACGGCATGGTGGATTTAATTGAAGCGGGTGCTGTTACCAACAACGCCAAGACCATTCATCATGGCAAAGCAGTTGCCTGCGCTGCCCTGGGCACTAAAAAACTATATAACTTTATTAACGATAATCCCATGTTTGAATTACACCCGGTTTCTTATACCAACAACCCCAACATAATTGGCAAAAACATTAAAATGGTTTCGATTAACGCCACGGTTGAGGTTGATCTGCTGGGGCAATGCGCTTCCGAAACCATCGGGCCCGTACAATACAGCGGTACCGGCGGTCAGGTGGACTTTATCCGGGGCGCTGTCCAGGCTCCGGGTGGCAAAGCCTTTATTGTACTGCACTCCACCGTCAAGGGTAAGTCTAAAATTGTCCCTATGTTCAGGGAGGGGACGGTAATCACTACCAGTAAAAACGACGTGGATTATGTGGTAACCGAATACGGTGTAGCCAAACTTTCCGGCCGAACTTTTAAACAACGGGCGGAAGCCCTTATCAACATAGCCCATCCGGATCACCGTGCGGAGCTGCGGGAAGCTGCCAAAAAAATGGGGCTCTTGTAA
- a CDS encoding ATP-binding protein: MKELTIISGKGGTGKTSILGAFATLAGNSVICDCDVDAANLHILLRPEIKETHPFYGEKKADILPLLCTQCGLCQDLCRFQAIKEFQVNLYACEGCALCQHVCPVGAVVLHDHLSGHWYVSETQWGPMVHAKLGIAQGNSGLLVNVVRKKARELAKEKKLSLLLSDGPPGIGCPVISSLAGTDMALIVTEPTASGIHDLARIAKVAGTFGCQRAVCINKYNLDETNCQRIEDLAGQMGIPVLGKIPFDPNVTEAVLKGIPVTLLESSEAVSSIRNLWEQVVNMLGV, translated from the coding sequence GTGAAAGAATTGACCATCATCAGTGGCAAAGGAGGTACCGGCAAGACCAGTATTTTAGGGGCTTTTGCCACACTGGCAGGTAATTCTGTGATTTGTGACTGTGATGTTGATGCTGCCAACCTGCATATTCTTCTAAGGCCGGAGATTAAAGAAACACATCCGTTTTACGGCGAAAAGAAAGCAGACATATTACCCCTGCTTTGCACACAGTGCGGGTTATGTCAAGACCTCTGTCGCTTTCAGGCCATTAAAGAATTTCAGGTTAACCTTTATGCCTGTGAGGGGTGTGCCCTTTGTCAGCATGTATGCCCGGTAGGAGCAGTTGTTTTACACGACCATTTATCCGGACACTGGTATGTGTCGGAAACCCAATGGGGGCCGATGGTGCATGCCAAACTGGGTATTGCCCAGGGAAATTCCGGGTTGCTGGTTAATGTGGTAAGGAAAAAAGCCCGGGAGTTAGCCAAGGAAAAAAAGCTTTCCTTGTTGCTCAGTGACGGTCCGCCCGGCATCGGCTGTCCGGTAATCTCATCACTGGCAGGTACAGATATGGCTTTAATTGTCACAGAACCTACCGCATCAGGGATTCATGATTTGGCAAGAATAGCTAAAGTGGCAGGCACCTTTGGCTGTCAAAGGGCTGTTTGCATAAATAAATATAACCTGGATGAAACCAACTGCCAACGCATTGAAGATTTGGCCGGACAGATGGGCATACCTGTGCTGGGGAAAATACCCTTTGATCCAAATGTGACTGAAGCGGTTTTAAAAGGCATCCCGGTAACGCTCTTGGAGAGTAGTGAGGCGGTATCCTCAATACGGAATTTGTGGGAGCAAGTGGTCAATATGCTGGGAGTATGA
- a CDS encoding SdpI family protein, producing the protein MRFDNEIKLNKLTVALLIIYWLISASFYPALPDLVPTHWNIQGQVDNYSHKAVATLIMPGLPLFIYILLTVLPILDPQRKNYQKFAPTYNKIRAAIVLVMMLITLLPLLSALGYNLDISLSVRLIICLLFIFIGNYMGKIRHNYFTGIRVPWTLASEEVWHKTHRLGGKLMVAGGLIALLSLLAPPTSGFIITMAGLLLPLVLTIIYSYFLYKKLV; encoded by the coding sequence ATGAGATTTGACAATGAAATTAAACTTAATAAGTTAACTGTAGCATTATTAATTATTTACTGGCTGATTAGCGCTTCTTTTTACCCGGCCTTGCCTGACCTGGTGCCCACCCATTGGAATATACAAGGGCAGGTGGACAACTATTCGCATAAAGCGGTGGCAACTTTGATTATGCCTGGATTACCTTTATTTATCTATATCTTGCTGACTGTCTTGCCAATACTGGATCCCCAAAGAAAAAACTATCAAAAGTTCGCCCCAACATACAACAAAATCAGAGCTGCCATTGTATTGGTCATGATGCTTATTACCTTGCTTCCCCTGCTTAGTGCCCTTGGTTACAACCTTGACATCAGTTTGTCAGTAAGGTTGATAATTTGCCTGCTGTTTATCTTTATTGGCAACTACATGGGAAAAATCCGTCATAACTATTTTACAGGCATCAGGGTTCCCTGGACCTTGGCCAGTGAGGAGGTTTGGCATAAGACGCACCGGTTGGGAGGCAAACTAATGGTGGCCGGCGGACTGATTGCCCTGTTATCTCTGTTGGCACCGCCGACCAGCGGCTTTATCATTACCATGGCCGGCCTGTTGCTCCCTCTTGTCCTGACAATTATTTATTCTTATTTTTTGTACAAAAAACTTGTTTGA